The Doryrhamphus excisus isolate RoL2022-K1 chromosome 18, RoL_Dexc_1.0, whole genome shotgun sequence genome contains a region encoding:
- the LOC131106218 gene encoding guanylin-like: protein MKRVLAFALLLCVCGRSLCVQVKDGDRSFPLEAVRQLKALMDVDQHVSPHLVQTSAAAVCSNTVLPQVFHSVCQGQGAAMVFSRLVNVLMSSDPCEICANPSCFGCLQ from the exons ATGAAAAGGGTCCTGGCGTTTGcgttgctgctgtgtgtgtgtggaaggagcCTGTGTGTTCAGGTCAAG GATGGAGACAGGAGCTTCCCCTTGGAAGCGGTGAGGCAGCTGAAGGCGTTGATGGATGTGGACCAGCACGTGAGTCCACACCTCGTCCAGACCAGTGCGGCGGCCGTGTGCTCCAACACCGTCCTACCGCAGGTCTTCCACTCCGTGTGTCAAGGCCAAGGGGCCGCCATGGTGTTCTCCAGGCTAG tGAACGTCCTCATGTCTTCGGACCCCTGTGAGATATGTGCCAACCCTTCCTGCTTCGGCTGCCTCCAgtga
- the LOC131106219 gene encoding guanylate cyclase activator 2B-like has protein sequence MKTTLATIALLVLVLGWTSEAIQVQENGLSFSLEAVKRLQEMFESRGTVQQNPRSRSSSSSMCEDPMLPQELLPLCKQRGASASLARLAMVPMDVCEICAFAACTGC, from the exons ATGAAGACCACACTCGCCACCATCGCTCtactggttctggttctgggcTGGACCTCTGAGGCCATACAGGTCCAG GAGAACGGATTGTCCTTCTCTTTAGAGGCCGTCAAAAGGCTGCAGGAGATGTTCGAGAGCCGCGGTACGGTGCAGCAGAACCCCCGCTCCAGGTCCAGCTCCTCTTCCATGTGCGAGGACCCCATGCTCCCACAGGAGCTCCTGCCCCTCTGCAAACAAAGGGGAGCGTCAGCATCGCTTGCCAGACTAG CCATGGTGCCTATGGACGTCTGTGAGATCTGCGCCTTTGCCGCCTGCACCGGATGCTAA